A genomic stretch from Leishmania infantum JPCM5 genome chromosome 25 includes:
- a CDS encoding putative pyruvate dehydrogenase E1 beta subunit — translation MRRFASRALLSASAAMAARCATTNMTVRDAIHSALDEELAREEKVFVIGEEVGQYQGAYKVTKGLVDKYGKDRIIDMPITEHGFAGMAVGAALSGLRPVCEFMTFNFAMQAIDQIVNSAGKSLYMSGGQMKCPIVFRGPNGASAGVGAQHSQCFGPWYASVPGLKVIAPYNCEDARGMIKAAIRDDNAVVVLEHELLYSESFPVTDEVADKNFVIPFGKAKIEREGKDITLIGFSRGVDLCLKAAEKLAAEGVQAEVINLRSLRPLDRHTILSSIKKTHRAVTVDESFPVCNIGAEICACVMESDTFDYLDAPIERVSCADCPTPYSKDIEMASQPQVADVMAAAKRVLS, via the coding sequence atgcgccgcttcgcctccagAGCTCTGCTCTCTGCGTCCGCCGCcatggcggcgcgctgcgccacaaCCAACATGACGGTGCGCGATGCGATCCACTCGGCCCTCGACGAGGAGCTCGCCCGCGAAGAGAAGGTCTTCGTGATTGGTGAGGAGGTCGGTCAATACCAGGGTGCCTACAAGGTGACCAAGGGCCTTGTGGACAAGTATGGCAAGGACCGCATCATCGACATGCCCATCACAGAGCACGGCTTCGCCGGCATGGCCGTTGGCGCCGCTCTCAGTGGCCTGCGCCCCGTGTGCGAGTTCATGACCTTCAACTTCGCCATGCAGGCTATTGATCAGATTGTCAACTCGGCCGGCAAGAGCCTGTATATGTCTGGTGGCCAGATGAAGTGCCCCATAGTCTTTCGCGGTCCCAACGGTGCGTCGGCTGGTGTAGGTGCCCAGCATAGTCAGTGCTTCGGCCCGTGGTACGCGTCCGTGCCCGGCCTGAAGGTAATTGCGCCGTACAACTGCGAGGATGCCCGCGGCATGATCAAGGCGGCCATCCGCGACGACAAcgccgtggtggtgctcGAGCACGAGCTGCTGTACAGCGAGTCCTTCCCCGTCACAGACGAGGTAGCGGACAAGAACTTTGTGATCCCGTTCGGCAAGGCGAAGATTGAGCGCGAGGGCAAGGACATTACCCTCATCGGCTTCTCTCGCGGTGTGGATCTGTGCTTGAAGGCGGCTGAGAAGCTCGCCGCAGAGGGTGTGCAGGCGGAGGTGATCAACCTTCGCTCCCTGCGCCCGCTCGACCGTCACACCATCCTCAGCTCCATCAAGAAGACGCACCGTGCAGTCACAGTCGATGAGTCCTTCCCTGTGTGCAACATTGGTGCTGAGATCTGCGCCTGTGTCATGGAGAGCGACACGTTCGACTACCTCGATGCCCCGATCGAGCGCGTGTCGTGCGCCGACTGTCCGACACCGTACAGCAAGGATATCGAGATggcctcgcagccgcaggTGGCCGACGTCATGGCCGCTGCCAAGCGCGTACTCAGCTAA